The segment CAACGCTTGTCAAGTACAGGCCGGCGCGGCAGTCGGCGGCGTTCAACTCGGGCGCGGAGGAGCGGATCGTGAGGGTGGAGCACGCGCAGGAGGACCCGGTCCTGCCGCCCAAGCACAGGCGCAGGCGGGTGCCGCGCCCGGCCGGGTCGCCGCCCGTCACCGTGATGCACTCGCCGCCGCGTCCCGTGTCGCGGCAGGACATGTCGGACTGGAAGATCCCGCCGAGAGTTTCGGACTGGAAGGCGGCGGCAGACGACCGGCGGATGCAGGACGTGCAGGTCAGCGACGGCTTCGCCAGCCTCTCGGAGGCGCTGTACGTCGCGGAGCAGAAGGCCAGGGAGGCCATCCAGACGCGCGTCCAAGTGGTcaaggagctcaagatgaaggccAAGGAGCAGCAGAGCCAAAAACTGCGTGAGATCGCGAACAGGGCGCTCATGGAGATGGCGTCCGACGCTGCTGCGGCGCCGCCAGTGGATGCGGAGTTGAGCCAGCAGAGGATACAGCGCGACATGGTACGCGAGGAGCGGCGGCGCCATAGGGAGTACGAGAAGCGGCGggaggcgtcggcgtcggcgtcgagcGGCAAGAAGAGCAGGATCACGAGAGATAGGGACCGGGACGTCGGTGAGAGGATTGCCCTGGGCATGGCTAGCACCGgaggcggcgccggcgctggtggCGAGCTCGCCTACGACGAGCGGCTGTTCAACCAGGACGCGGGGATGGACTCCGGGTTCGCCGCGGATGACCAGTACAACGTCTACTCGGGGAGGCTCTTCGCCGTGCAGCCGGCGGCGCTGTCGATGCTCTGCAGGCCCAGCA is part of the Sorghum bicolor cultivar BTx623 chromosome 10, Sorghum_bicolor_NCBIv3, whole genome shotgun sequence genome and harbors:
- the LOC8080041 gene encoding SNW/SKI-interacting protein, which translates into the protein MYGCDVATDPVTMLAAKPVPPYGRRAGLVPRRQEDFGAGGAFPEVHVAQYPLSMGLREAAPGSNDDGVLAVTFDVRGRVAFGAVVRQGENAAKIVYSSHADLVPRIAPAHDHHDAAADEDEDEVEATTARTRAALQAIIDARRSAVQPARSRDDPTLVKYRPARQSAAFNSGAEERIVRVEHAQEDPVLPPKHRRRRVPRPAGSPPVTVMHSPPRPVSRQDMSDWKIPPRVSDWKAAADDRRMQDVQVSDGFASLSEALYVAEQKAREAIQTRVQVVKELKMKAKEQQSQKLREIANRALMEMASDAAAAPPVDAELSQQRIQRDMVREERRRHREYEKRREASASASSGKKSRITRDRDRDVGERIALGMASTGGGAGAGGELAYDERLFNQDAGMDSGFAADDQYNVYSGRLFAVQPAALSMLCRPSKHGDSAVCGGADEHIEKIARTGRFKPDKVFSGAPERPAVGERDRPVEFDMPEECGEADDPFVELDQYMAKVKEGKKH